A window of Zingiber officinale cultivar Zhangliang chromosome 5A, Zo_v1.1, whole genome shotgun sequence contains these coding sequences:
- the LOC121980732 gene encoding uncharacterized protein LOC121980732 isoform X2, whose product MDSRLTEERTTGLDLNAGELEQGSSDSGAELVSDTGGEVSTSAECLVFRNSEGSVLTADGVADCSDAAEITESLRNREEKQSGTRNPFFTGCEADHTPERNVVETLNVLALDVEGEIKPAEFEKSGSEVETFEKLESSLTEKTSLENAAHTDNSLKGRILLAGNEIFERHLASADESEAQGKVEMYYMERAGVSKTAEAMNAHYPCENKNKGIQCSPCEANFNGEKDECLKNEDEAELVEEDTRNEEKQDNMSNVSFDNDSVASALQDKVLDSVVLEHHSPVGTCKPEISTFGGAHDLGNAEPTTFDLDGDGVEIAEDTPCPEGIKVEISEFKNQTECKEEPLSDKVWNQKVDELMPPDEHVAVSVVDEPEKRAFGDGKLESKLVDTECSSGSGSSANHAFLEADKLEVQVNTGDECMEASDGIELSGDPEKVIQVANDDSEMGLGTDALDAAAEADGAPSQILLQDGNAIKLPQDCLSSADKIEGLQKEAVNWKVVNELCHGTEVSVVGSSVQNEGSTHSVLTDDMEVVSTDNHYKESVELDRPTVAGESSMLHSSENNTFGTEMTYVDLIQNDHDEESSIQQKHFKKVGVVSSDGDENNQVNNDKINSDMTGPIMEINISEKDPLGEYIPDVSFMISTESDADIDIQVVEVDTGDIHLLEEAHMIERVSGAETETEEMEIDRWNMKNNESSAAVNDSISNPQVLMSKNQFVVDEKLSVGDARVSSSNLVLEAKSDQDMMIDEELSNGNKQTVAHVAAEAEISIEDIGQHTCYSFPSKDEYDFTISDLVWGKVKSHPWWPGQIFDVSDASDLALKYQKKDNFLVAYFGDKTFAWCDESQLKHFEIHFPQLEKQSTSDVFTSAVDGTLDEFSRRIGLGMTCFCLPEVISINCQKVENAGVRKGSNGYLLDRPAILSYFEPVKLLEYIKNLAQFPDYDTDRLSLVLANAQLKALYRSKGYPELPSFNLFDGGIIDCDDDISHLNSESIGKDLFEQSCHILCDSGEQRSRGHKKQKHVLEDGKKQKSLSELMLPEDSQLENGVIIKSFIEADHDSVPCSSSKRHKIIDIDSSDSARSKKRRPESIGDMEMCLPSPAIRSSFKVGEYIRRVASQLTGSSSNLRTSNEASLKVCKGDSVYDDFASDSFGDTTMESPSFELDDSEYYASPNEMFLLLHLAARDPIEGYDYLSSLISFFTKFRNYCVSSSASEEKHLEEERAEKDKKRRVEALSVFSEMIETDHMMDSYWSDLISHNRPTKIEVEVHAPAQRKKRKTSRQTSALISVPVVQATEHIQIGIACPTMKQVLSSDRPIISVNAKIVDRCMPTALVLNFNKSSPLPSEVDLIRIFCRYGPIVEVATEVQQESNSVKLIFKRLTDAEMAFSSARKYGWFGPSLLSYHLRYLSSTPDTFADIQQSDNYAALPEHSNLETPESMESLCADIPCDHPSVSNAYIDTNSQNQSELVFTGNGRTDTTAVLHTSASDASPNNSLLMQSDTAITEESKTDFPGDHLSVSVASPDSDVKNEDNAVLVQSNTDANLPCDIHPLTSNICSDTNLQDKYDTISDIILQENSDALVRSTDSDIHNELHPCIYEVLPDNLDDKGDAVMIESRSVASLDSDIPNQGDAIPLDSDTNDLPCDLHPPIYDTPADTNLQEKHETVSDTTISDVIVRDCAGIQSELRASISDALILNDLHAKSDALLIERSVTSLDFDVQTQSDVVLNESSTISLPSDRHPLRAGSSQDLHEKCETVSNINVDENSNLVVRDDNNSDSGSQHHASLPDVVLIENSEIQLPGSIHPSIYNASTEAGLQCESDPLLTESSNVSSSNSIHGSTLDASPYSEP is encoded by the exons ATGGATTCGCGCCTAACGGAGGAGCGCACCACGGGCCTGGACTTGAACGCAGGGGAGCTGGAACAAGGAAGTTCGGACTCAGGTGCTGAACTTGTTTCTGATACTGGAGGAGAAGTAAGCACCAGTGCAGAGTGTTTGGTTTTTCGTAACTCGGAAGGAAGCGTTTTGACTGCTGACGGAGTCGCGGATTGTAGCGACGCTGCAGAAATAACAGAGAGTTTGAGGAATCGAGAGGAGAAGCAAAGTGGTACAAGAAATCCTTTCTTCACTGGTTGTGAAGCTGATCATACACCAGAAAGGAATGTGGTTGAGACATTGAACGTACTGGCGCTTGATGTTGAAGGTGAGATCAAGCCAGCCGAGTTTGAAAAGAGTGGTAGTGAAGTTGAAACCTTTGAGAAGCTTGAATCTTCTTTGACAGAGAAAACAAGTTTGGAGAATGCTGCACACACTGATAACTCGCTAAAGGGAAGAATTCTGCTGGCAGGAAATGAAATATTTGAACGCCATTTGGCGTCTGCAGATGAATCTGAAGCTCAGGGAAAGGTAGAAATGTATTACATGGAAAGAGCAGGTGTTAGCAAGACTGCAGAAGCAATGAATGCTCATTATCCTTGTGAGAACAAAAACAAGGGCATTCAGTGTTCTCCTTGTGAAGCAAATTTTAATGGAGAGAAAGATGAGTGTTTGAAGAATGAAGATGAAGCTGAGCTTGTGGAGGAAGATACAAGGAATGAAGAGAAGCAAGATAACATGTCAAATGTCTCATTTGACAATGATTCAGTTGCTTCAGCTCTTCAGGATAAAGTCCTTGATTCAGTAGTTTTGGAGCATCATAGCCCAGTTGGCACTTGCAAACCTGAAATTAGTACATTTGGTGGAGCCCATGATCTGGGGAATGCAGAACCAACCACTTTTGATCTTGATGGGGATGGAGTTGAGATAGCAGAGGATACACCATGTCCAGAAGGTATTAAGGTTGAGATCTCAGAGTTTAAAAATCAAACTGAATGCAAAGAGGAACCCTTATCTGATAAAGTTTGGAACCAGAAAGTTGATGAACTAATGCCACCAGACGAGCATGTTGCAGTTTCTGTTGTTGATGAACCTGAAAAGAGAGCTTTTGGTGATGGAAAATTGGAAAGCAAGCTTGTTGACACAGAATGTTCATCAGGGAGTGGTTCTTCTGCCAATCATGCATTTCTGGAAGCTGACAAGTTGGAGGTTCAGGTGAATACAGGGGATGAGTGTATGGAGGCTAGTGATGGAATTGAACTTTCTGGAGATCCAGAGAAGGTAATCCAAGTGGCAAATGATGATTCAGAGATGGGCCTGGGAACTGATGCATTGGATGCAGCTGCTGAAGCTGATGGAGCACCTAGTCAGATATTACTGCAGGATGGCAATGCAATCAAACTACCTCAGGATTGCCTTTCTAGTGCAGATAAAATTGAAGGTTTACAAAAGGAGGCAGTGAATTGGAAGGTCGTTAATGAGCTATGTCATGGAACAGAAGTTTCTGTAGTCGGAAGTTCTGTTCAGAATGAAGGATCAACTCATAGTGTCTTAACTGATGATATGGAAGTTGTCTCTACGGATAATCATTACAAGGAGTCTGTTGAGTTGGATAGACCAACTGTGGCAGGTGAATCTTCCATGTTACATAGTTCTGAGAACAATACTTTTGGAACAGAGATGACTTATGTTGACTTGATTCAGAATGATCATGATGAAGAAAGCTCCATCCAGCAAAAACACTTTAAAAAGGTCGGTGTAGTGTCTTCAGATGGTGATGAAAACAATCAAGtgaataatgataaaataaattcAGATATGACTGGTCCAATTATGGAAATAAACATTTCTGAAAAAGATCCGTTGGGTGAATATATTCCAGATGTTAGTTTCATGATTTCAACAGAGTCTGATGCAGATATAGACATTCAAGTTGTGGAAGTTGACACTGGAGATATTCACTTATTGGAAGAAGCACACATGATTGAGAGGGTTTCTGGTGCAGAAACAGAAACAGAGGAGATGGAAATTGATCGATGGAACATGAAAAATAATGAAAGTAGTGCTGCAGTAAATGATTCCATTTCAAATCCTCAAGTATTAATGTCAAAGAACCAGTTTGTTGTTGATGAAAAACTCAGTGTGGGAGATGCTAGAGTTTCCTCCTCAAATTTGGTTTTAGAAGCAAAGTCAGACCAAGATATGAtgattgatgaagaactctcAAATGGTAACAAGCAAACAGTCGCACATGTTGCTGCAGAAGCTGAAATTTCAATTGAAGATATTGGCCAACATACCTGTTACTCCTTTCCTTCAAAAGATGAATACGATTTTACTATTTCTGATCTTGTTTGGGGCAAAGTAAAGAGCCATCCTTGGTGGCCTGGCCAAATTTTTGATGTATCTGATGCATCAGATTTGGCATTGAAATATCAAAAAAAGGACAACTTTCTTGTGGCTTATTTTGGGGACAAGACGTTTGCTTGGTGTGATGAATCTCAATTGAAGCATTTTGAGATACATTTCCCACAATTGGAAAAACAAAGCACTTCAGATGTGTTCACAAGTGCAGTTGATGGTACATTGGATGAATTCTCTAGACGCATAGGGTTGGGTATGACTTGTTTCTGTTTGCCTGAAGTTATCAGCATCAATTGCCAAAAGGTTGAGAATGCTGGGGTTCGTAAAGGTAGCAATGGCTATTTGCTTGACAGACCTGCTATTTTAAGCTACTTTGAACCTGTCAAGCTACttgaatatattaaaaatttagctCAGTTCCCTGATTATGATACTGATCGCCTGAGCCTTGTGCTTGCTAATGCTCAGTTGAAGGCACTCTACAGGTCTAAGGGCTATCCAGAACTTCCTTCTTTTAATCTCTTTGATGGTGGAATAATTGACTGTGATGACGACATTTCACACTTAAATTCTGAAAGCATTGGGAAAGATTTGTTCGAGCAATCATGTCATATTCTCTGTGATTCTGGAGAACAGAGATCACGAGGACACAAAAAACAGAAGCATGTATTGGAGGATGGGAAAAAGCAAAAGAGCTTATCTGAGTTAATGCTACCTGAAGATTCTCAGCTAGAAAATGGTGTGATAATTAAATCTTTTATTGAAGCTGATCATGATTCAGTTCCATGTTCTTCTAGCAAGAGGCACAAGATTATTGACATTGATTCATCTGACTCAGCAAGAAGTAAGAAGAGAAGGCCAGAGTCAATAGGAGATATGGAAATGTGCCTACCATCACCAGCTATTAGAAGTTCTTTTAAAGTTGGAGAGTATATACGTCGTGTTGCTAGCCAACTTACTGGGTCTTCCTCTAATCTTAGGACTTCTAATGAGGCATCTCTGAAGGTCTGTAAAGGGGATAGTGTATATGATGATTTTGCTTCTGATAGTTTTGGGGATACTACGATGGAGAGCCCAAGTTTTGAACTAGATGATTCAGAGTATTATGCCTCTCCAAATGAAATGTTCTTGCTGCTGCATTTGGCAGCCAGAGATCCTATTGAAGGGTATGATTATCTCTCTAGTCTAATCAGTTTCTTCACTAAATTTAGGAACTACTGTGTTTCTTCTTCTGCTAGTGAAGAGAAACATCTTGAGGAAGAAAGAGCTGAAAAGGATAAGAAACGGAGAGTTGAAGCTTTGTCGGTTTTTTCTGAGATGATAGAAACTGATCACATGATGGATTCTTACTGGTCTGACTTGATATCTCATAACCGCCCTACTAAAATCGAAGTCGAAGTTCATGCTCCGGCTCAAAGGAAAAAGAGGAAAACTTCAAGACAAACATCTGCTCTGATTTCTGTTCCTGTTGTACAAGCCACAGAACATATTCAAATTGGAATAGCTTGTCCCACTATGAAGCAAGTGCTATCCTCAGATAGGCCCATAATCAGTGTCAATGCAAAGATAGTCGATAGGTGTATGCCTACAGCTTTGGTTTTGAATTTCAATAAATCCAGTCCTCTTCCTTCTGAAGTTGATCTGATTAGGATTTTCTGTCGCTATGGGCCCATAGTGGAAGTAGCAACAGAAGTTCAACAGGAGAGCAACAGCGTCAAACTAATTTTTAAGCGGCTTACTGATGCCGAGATGGCTTTTAGTAGTGCCAGAAAATATGGATGGTTTGGGCCATCACTTCTCAGTTATCATCTCAGATATCTATCGTCAACACCAGATACTTTTGCTGACATCCAGCAATCAGACAATTATGCTGCACTACCAGAACATAGCAACTTGGAAACTCCAG AATCTATGGAGAGTCTCTGTGCAGACATCCCTTGTGACCATCCATCAGTATCTAATGCTTATATAGACACTAATTCCCAGAACCAAAGCGAACTAGTATTCACTGGGAATGGTAGAACAGACACTACTGCTGTCCTTCATACATCTGCTTCTGATGCTTCTCCAAACAACAGTCTCCTGATGCAAAGTGATACAGCGATCACAGAGGAGAGCAAGACAGACTTTCCAGGTGACCATCTGTCAGTGTCAGTTGCTTCTCCAGATTCTGATGTCAAGAACGAAGACAATGCAGTACTTGTGCAGAGTAACACTGATGCCAACCTTCCTTGTGACATCCATCCACTGACATCTAACATTTGTTCAGATACCAATCTCCAAGACAAATATGATACAATATCAGACATCATTCTCCAAGAAAATAGTGATGCCTTAGTCAGATCCACCGACTCTGACATTCACAATGAACTTCATCCTTGTATATATGAGGTTCTGCCTGATAATCTCGATGACAAAGGTGATGCAGTAATGATAGAGAGCAGGTCAGTTGCTTCTCTAGATTCTGATATTCCAAACCAAGGTGATGCAATACCCTTGGATAGTGACACGAATGATCTTCCCTGTGATCTTCATCCACCAATATATGACACCCCTGCTGATACCAATCTCCAAGAAAAGCATGAAACAGTGTCAGACACCACCATTAGTGATGTTATAGTTAGAGATTGTGCTGGCATTCAAAGTGAACTTCGTGCTTCCATATCTGATGCTCTAATACTTAATGATCTCCATGCAAAAAGTGATGCTTTACTGATAGAGAGATCAGTTACATCTCTGGATTTTGATGTTCAGACCCAAAGTGATGTAGTACTCAATGAGAGTAGCACCATCAGCCTTCCTTCTGACCGTCATCCGTTGAGGGCTGGCTCTTCACAAGATCTCCATGAAAAATGTGAAACGGTATCAAACATCAACGTTGATGAAAACAGTAATCTTGTAGTTAGAGACGACAATAACTCTGACTCTGGCAGTCAACATCATGCTTCCTTACCTGACGTGGTACTGATAGAGAACAGTGAGATACAACTTCCTGGTAGCATTCACCCGTCAATTTATAATGCTTCTACAGAAGCCGGTCTTCAATGTGAAAGTGACCCACTACTCACAGAAAGTAGTAATGTGAGTTCTTCCAATAGTATCCATGGATCAACACTTGATGCTTCTCCATACTCCGAGCCATGA
- the LOC121980732 gene encoding uncharacterized protein LOC121980732 isoform X1 — MDSRLTEERTTGLDLNAGELEQGSSDSGAELVSDTGGEVSTSAECLVFRNSEGSVLTADGVADCSDAAEITESLRNREEKQSGTRNPFFTGCEADHTPERNVVETLNVLALDVEGEIKPAEFEKSGSEVETFEKLESSLTEKTSLENAAHTDNSLKGRILLAGNEIFERHLASADESEAQGKVEMYYMERAGVSKTAEAMNAHYPCENKNKGIQCSPCEANFNGEKDECLKNEDEAELVEEDTRNEEKQDNMSNVSFDNDSVASALQDKVLDSVVLEHHSPVGTCKPEISTFGGAHDLGNAEPTTFDLDGDGVEIAEDTPCPEGIKVEISEFKNQTECKEEPLSDKVWNQKVDELMPPDEHVAVSVVDEPEKRAFGDGKLESKLVDTECSSGSGSSANHAFLEADKLEVQVNTGDECMEASDGIELSGDPEKVIQVANDDSEMGLGTDALDAAAEADGAPSQILLQDGNAIKLPQDCLSSADKIEGLQKEAVNWKVVNELCHGTEVSVVGSSVQNEGSTHSVLTDDMEVVSTDNHYKESVELDRPTVAGESSMLHSSENNTFGTEMTYVDLIQNDHDEESSIQQKHFKKVGVVSSDGDENNQVNNDKINSDMTGPIMEINISEKDPLGEYIPDVSFMISTESDADIDIQVVEVDTGDIHLLEEAHMIERVSGAETETEEMEIDRWNMKNNESSAAVNDSISNPQVLMSKNQFVVDEKLSVGDARVSSSNLVLEAKSDQDMMIDEELSNGNKQTVAHVAAEAEISIEDIGQHTCYSFPSKDEYDFTISDLVWGKVKSHPWWPGQIFDVSDASDLALKYQKKDNFLVAYFGDKTFAWCDESQLKHFEIHFPQLEKQSTSDVFTSAVDGTLDEFSRRIGLGMTCFCLPEVISINCQKVENAGVRKGSNGYLLDRPAILSYFEPVKLLEYIKNLAQFPDYDTDRLSLVLANAQLKALYRSKGYPELPSFNLFDGGIIDCDDDISHLNSESIGKDLFEQSCHILCDSGEQRSRGHKKQKHVLEDGKKQKSLSELMLPEDSQLENGVIIKSFIEADHDSVPCSSSKRHKIIDIDSSDSARSKKRRPESIGDMEMCLPSPAIRSSFKVGEYIRRVASQLTGSSSNLRTSNEASLKVCKGDSVYDDFASDSFGDTTMESPSFELDDSEYYASPNEMFLLLHLAARDPIEGYDYLSSLISFFTKFRNYCVSSSASEEKHLEEERAEKDKKRRVEALSVFSEMIETDHMMDSYWSDLISHNRPTKIEVEVHAPAQRKKRKTSRQTSALISVPVVQATEHIQIGIACPTMKQVLSSDRPIISVNAKIVDRCMPTALVLNFNKSSPLPSEVDLIRIFCRYGPIVEVATEVQQESNSVKLIFKRLTDAEMAFSSARKYGWFGPSLLSYHLRYLSSTPDTFADIQQSDNYAALPEHSNLETPGNDSDSNLKNKCDAESMESLCADIPCDHPSVSNAYIDTNSQNQSELVFTGNGRTDTTAVLHTSASDASPNNSLLMQSDTAITEESKTDFPGDHLSVSVASPDSDVKNEDNAVLVQSNTDANLPCDIHPLTSNICSDTNLQDKYDTISDIILQENSDALVRSTDSDIHNELHPCIYEVLPDNLDDKGDAVMIESRSVASLDSDIPNQGDAIPLDSDTNDLPCDLHPPIYDTPADTNLQEKHETVSDTTISDVIVRDCAGIQSELRASISDALILNDLHAKSDALLIERSVTSLDFDVQTQSDVVLNESSTISLPSDRHPLRAGSSQDLHEKCETVSNINVDENSNLVVRDDNNSDSGSQHHASLPDVVLIENSEIQLPGSIHPSIYNASTEAGLQCESDPLLTESSNVSSSNSIHGSTLDASPYSEP; from the exons ATGGATTCGCGCCTAACGGAGGAGCGCACCACGGGCCTGGACTTGAACGCAGGGGAGCTGGAACAAGGAAGTTCGGACTCAGGTGCTGAACTTGTTTCTGATACTGGAGGAGAAGTAAGCACCAGTGCAGAGTGTTTGGTTTTTCGTAACTCGGAAGGAAGCGTTTTGACTGCTGACGGAGTCGCGGATTGTAGCGACGCTGCAGAAATAACAGAGAGTTTGAGGAATCGAGAGGAGAAGCAAAGTGGTACAAGAAATCCTTTCTTCACTGGTTGTGAAGCTGATCATACACCAGAAAGGAATGTGGTTGAGACATTGAACGTACTGGCGCTTGATGTTGAAGGTGAGATCAAGCCAGCCGAGTTTGAAAAGAGTGGTAGTGAAGTTGAAACCTTTGAGAAGCTTGAATCTTCTTTGACAGAGAAAACAAGTTTGGAGAATGCTGCACACACTGATAACTCGCTAAAGGGAAGAATTCTGCTGGCAGGAAATGAAATATTTGAACGCCATTTGGCGTCTGCAGATGAATCTGAAGCTCAGGGAAAGGTAGAAATGTATTACATGGAAAGAGCAGGTGTTAGCAAGACTGCAGAAGCAATGAATGCTCATTATCCTTGTGAGAACAAAAACAAGGGCATTCAGTGTTCTCCTTGTGAAGCAAATTTTAATGGAGAGAAAGATGAGTGTTTGAAGAATGAAGATGAAGCTGAGCTTGTGGAGGAAGATACAAGGAATGAAGAGAAGCAAGATAACATGTCAAATGTCTCATTTGACAATGATTCAGTTGCTTCAGCTCTTCAGGATAAAGTCCTTGATTCAGTAGTTTTGGAGCATCATAGCCCAGTTGGCACTTGCAAACCTGAAATTAGTACATTTGGTGGAGCCCATGATCTGGGGAATGCAGAACCAACCACTTTTGATCTTGATGGGGATGGAGTTGAGATAGCAGAGGATACACCATGTCCAGAAGGTATTAAGGTTGAGATCTCAGAGTTTAAAAATCAAACTGAATGCAAAGAGGAACCCTTATCTGATAAAGTTTGGAACCAGAAAGTTGATGAACTAATGCCACCAGACGAGCATGTTGCAGTTTCTGTTGTTGATGAACCTGAAAAGAGAGCTTTTGGTGATGGAAAATTGGAAAGCAAGCTTGTTGACACAGAATGTTCATCAGGGAGTGGTTCTTCTGCCAATCATGCATTTCTGGAAGCTGACAAGTTGGAGGTTCAGGTGAATACAGGGGATGAGTGTATGGAGGCTAGTGATGGAATTGAACTTTCTGGAGATCCAGAGAAGGTAATCCAAGTGGCAAATGATGATTCAGAGATGGGCCTGGGAACTGATGCATTGGATGCAGCTGCTGAAGCTGATGGAGCACCTAGTCAGATATTACTGCAGGATGGCAATGCAATCAAACTACCTCAGGATTGCCTTTCTAGTGCAGATAAAATTGAAGGTTTACAAAAGGAGGCAGTGAATTGGAAGGTCGTTAATGAGCTATGTCATGGAACAGAAGTTTCTGTAGTCGGAAGTTCTGTTCAGAATGAAGGATCAACTCATAGTGTCTTAACTGATGATATGGAAGTTGTCTCTACGGATAATCATTACAAGGAGTCTGTTGAGTTGGATAGACCAACTGTGGCAGGTGAATCTTCCATGTTACATAGTTCTGAGAACAATACTTTTGGAACAGAGATGACTTATGTTGACTTGATTCAGAATGATCATGATGAAGAAAGCTCCATCCAGCAAAAACACTTTAAAAAGGTCGGTGTAGTGTCTTCAGATGGTGATGAAAACAATCAAGtgaataatgataaaataaattcAGATATGACTGGTCCAATTATGGAAATAAACATTTCTGAAAAAGATCCGTTGGGTGAATATATTCCAGATGTTAGTTTCATGATTTCAACAGAGTCTGATGCAGATATAGACATTCAAGTTGTGGAAGTTGACACTGGAGATATTCACTTATTGGAAGAAGCACACATGATTGAGAGGGTTTCTGGTGCAGAAACAGAAACAGAGGAGATGGAAATTGATCGATGGAACATGAAAAATAATGAAAGTAGTGCTGCAGTAAATGATTCCATTTCAAATCCTCAAGTATTAATGTCAAAGAACCAGTTTGTTGTTGATGAAAAACTCAGTGTGGGAGATGCTAGAGTTTCCTCCTCAAATTTGGTTTTAGAAGCAAAGTCAGACCAAGATATGAtgattgatgaagaactctcAAATGGTAACAAGCAAACAGTCGCACATGTTGCTGCAGAAGCTGAAATTTCAATTGAAGATATTGGCCAACATACCTGTTACTCCTTTCCTTCAAAAGATGAATACGATTTTACTATTTCTGATCTTGTTTGGGGCAAAGTAAAGAGCCATCCTTGGTGGCCTGGCCAAATTTTTGATGTATCTGATGCATCAGATTTGGCATTGAAATATCAAAAAAAGGACAACTTTCTTGTGGCTTATTTTGGGGACAAGACGTTTGCTTGGTGTGATGAATCTCAATTGAAGCATTTTGAGATACATTTCCCACAATTGGAAAAACAAAGCACTTCAGATGTGTTCACAAGTGCAGTTGATGGTACATTGGATGAATTCTCTAGACGCATAGGGTTGGGTATGACTTGTTTCTGTTTGCCTGAAGTTATCAGCATCAATTGCCAAAAGGTTGAGAATGCTGGGGTTCGTAAAGGTAGCAATGGCTATTTGCTTGACAGACCTGCTATTTTAAGCTACTTTGAACCTGTCAAGCTACttgaatatattaaaaatttagctCAGTTCCCTGATTATGATACTGATCGCCTGAGCCTTGTGCTTGCTAATGCTCAGTTGAAGGCACTCTACAGGTCTAAGGGCTATCCAGAACTTCCTTCTTTTAATCTCTTTGATGGTGGAATAATTGACTGTGATGACGACATTTCACACTTAAATTCTGAAAGCATTGGGAAAGATTTGTTCGAGCAATCATGTCATATTCTCTGTGATTCTGGAGAACAGAGATCACGAGGACACAAAAAACAGAAGCATGTATTGGAGGATGGGAAAAAGCAAAAGAGCTTATCTGAGTTAATGCTACCTGAAGATTCTCAGCTAGAAAATGGTGTGATAATTAAATCTTTTATTGAAGCTGATCATGATTCAGTTCCATGTTCTTCTAGCAAGAGGCACAAGATTATTGACATTGATTCATCTGACTCAGCAAGAAGTAAGAAGAGAAGGCCAGAGTCAATAGGAGATATGGAAATGTGCCTACCATCACCAGCTATTAGAAGTTCTTTTAAAGTTGGAGAGTATATACGTCGTGTTGCTAGCCAACTTACTGGGTCTTCCTCTAATCTTAGGACTTCTAATGAGGCATCTCTGAAGGTCTGTAAAGGGGATAGTGTATATGATGATTTTGCTTCTGATAGTTTTGGGGATACTACGATGGAGAGCCCAAGTTTTGAACTAGATGATTCAGAGTATTATGCCTCTCCAAATGAAATGTTCTTGCTGCTGCATTTGGCAGCCAGAGATCCTATTGAAGGGTATGATTATCTCTCTAGTCTAATCAGTTTCTTCACTAAATTTAGGAACTACTGTGTTTCTTCTTCTGCTAGTGAAGAGAAACATCTTGAGGAAGAAAGAGCTGAAAAGGATAAGAAACGGAGAGTTGAAGCTTTGTCGGTTTTTTCTGAGATGATAGAAACTGATCACATGATGGATTCTTACTGGTCTGACTTGATATCTCATAACCGCCCTACTAAAATCGAAGTCGAAGTTCATGCTCCGGCTCAAAGGAAAAAGAGGAAAACTTCAAGACAAACATCTGCTCTGATTTCTGTTCCTGTTGTACAAGCCACAGAACATATTCAAATTGGAATAGCTTGTCCCACTATGAAGCAAGTGCTATCCTCAGATAGGCCCATAATCAGTGTCAATGCAAAGATAGTCGATAGGTGTATGCCTACAGCTTTGGTTTTGAATTTCAATAAATCCAGTCCTCTTCCTTCTGAAGTTGATCTGATTAGGATTTTCTGTCGCTATGGGCCCATAGTGGAAGTAGCAACAGAAGTTCAACAGGAGAGCAACAGCGTCAAACTAATTTTTAAGCGGCTTACTGATGCCGAGATGGCTTTTAGTAGTGCCAGAAAATATGGATGGTTTGGGCCATCACTTCTCAGTTATCATCTCAGATATCTATCGTCAACACCAGATACTTTTGCTGACATCCAGCAATCAGACAATTATGCTGCACTACCAGAACATAGCAACTTGGAAACTCCAG GGAATGATTCTGATTCCAATCTCAAAAACAAATGTGATGCAGAATCTATGGAGAGTCTCTGTGCAGACATCCCTTGTGACCATCCATCAGTATCTAATGCTTATATAGACACTAATTCCCAGAACCAAAGCGAACTAGTATTCACTGGGAATGGTAGAACAGACACTACTGCTGTCCTTCATACATCTGCTTCTGATGCTTCTCCAAACAACAGTCTCCTGATGCAAAGTGATACAGCGATCACAGAGGAGAGCAAGACAGACTTTCCAGGTGACCATCTGTCAGTGTCAGTTGCTTCTCCAGATTCTGATGTCAAGAACGAAGACAATGCAGTACTTGTGCAGAGTAACACTGATGCCAACCTTCCTTGTGACATCCATCCACTGACATCTAACATTTGTTCAGATACCAATCTCCAAGACAAATATGATACAATATCAGACATCATTCTCCAAGAAAATAGTGATGCCTTAGTCAGATCCACCGACTCTGACATTCACAATGAACTTCATCCTTGTATATATGAGGTTCTGCCTGATAATCTCGATGACAAAGGTGATGCAGTAATGATAGAGAGCAGGTCAGTTGCTTCTCTAGATTCTGATATTCCAAACCAAGGTGATGCAATACCCTTGGATAGTGACACGAATGATCTTCCCTGTGATCTTCATCCACCAATATATGACACCCCTGCTGATACCAATCTCCAAGAAAAGCATGAAACAGTGTCAGACACCACCATTAGTGATGTTATAGTTAGAGATTGTGCTGGCATTCAAAGTGAACTTCGTGCTTCCATATCTGATGCTCTAATACTTAATGATCTCCATGCAAAAAGTGATGCTTTACTGATAGAGAGATCAGTTACATCTCTGGATTTTGATGTTCAGACCCAAAGTGATGTAGTACTCAATGAGAGTAGCACCATCAGCCTTCCTTCTGACCGTCATCCGTTGAGGGCTGGCTCTTCACAAGATCTCCATGAAAAATGTGAAACGGTATCAAACATCAACGTTGATGAAAACAGTAATCTTGTAGTTAGAGACGACAATAACTCTGACTCTGGCAGTCAACATCATGCTTCCTTACCTGACGTGGTACTGATAGAGAACAGTGAGATACAACTTCCTGGTAGCATTCACCCGTCAATTTATAATGCTTCTACAGAAGCCGGTCTTCAATGTGAAAGTGACCCACTACTCACAGAAAGTAGTAATGTGAGTTCTTCCAATAGTATCCATGGATCAACACTTGATGCTTCTCCATACTCCGAGCCATGA